In Mugil cephalus isolate CIBA_MC_2020 chromosome 20, CIBA_Mcephalus_1.1, whole genome shotgun sequence, the following are encoded in one genomic region:
- the ezh1 gene encoding histone-lysine N-methyltransferase EZH1 has product MEETAAETPTPGTGVAPPAPRPQPSSFVPSRSLLEWRRRVKSEYMRLRQLKRLKKAEEVKTLFMLNRQKIEQKTNILNTEWSKLRIQSIPLSSGAMPSKKMCSVEFGFPGFKAQAVSMRPLSTVAGIPFMYSWSPLQHNFMVEDETFLHNIPYMGDEVLEQDEAFLEELIDNYDGVHGDREGGFISDEIFKELVEALSQYSDHEEEEEEEAAALAVEVPGKKEDERAMRRSSVEGADETKAGAVAFIRRKRRSTTEVRDLSGNKKIPNDKIFTAIASMFPYKGTTEELKEKYKDLLEPPSPVKLPPLCTPNLDGPFAKSVQREQSLHSFHTLFCRRCFKYDCFLHPFHATPNVYKRKTKEIRMETEPCGVDCFLLQKGAKEFVDQNMLRSQRSRRRRRQQRPTSSTCPGPSAEEGKEGDSDHETTSSSEGNSRCQTPTKLRPGDDDGEQQACCVVQWSGAEESLFRVLHGTYFNNFCSIARLIGTKNCKEVYEFAVKEVLIHRVPLDDGGISPQKKKRKHRLWAKIQLKKDNTSNQVYNYQPCDHPDHPCDSSCPCVMTQNFCEKFCQCEHECQNRFPGCRCKTQCNTKQCPCYLAVRECDPDLCMTCGAADHWDSKVVSCKNCSIQRGLKKHLLLAPSDVAGWGTFIKESVQKNEFISEYCGELISQDEADRRGRIYDKYMSSFLFNLNNDFVVDATRKGNKIRFANHSVNPNCYAKVVMVNGDHRIGIFAKRAILQGEELFFDYRYSQADALKYVGIEREVDMT; this is encoded by the exons ATGGAGGAAACAGCTGCAGAAACCCCAACCCCTGGCACCGGCGTTGCCCCGCCGGCTCCGAGACCTCAGCCATCCTCCTTTGTCCCTTCCCGCAGCCTGCTGGAGTGGAGACGGAGGGTCAAGTCTGAGTACATGCGCCTTCGCCAGTTAAAACGCCttaaaaaagcagaagaggTTAAG ACCCTGTTCATGTTAAACAGGCAAAAGATTGAGCAGAAGACAAATATCCTGAACACTGAATGGTCCAAGCTCAGGATTCAGTCCATCCCTCTGTCTAGTGGAGCTATGCCCAGTAAGAAG ATGTGTTCAGTCGAGTTCGGCTTCCCGGGATTCAAAGCTCAAGCCGTCTCCATGAGACCACTATCCACCGTGGCTGGAATCCCGTTCATGTACTCCTGGTCGCCTCTGCAGCACAACTTCATG GTGGAAGATGAGACGTTCCTTCACAACATCCCCTACATGGGAGACGAGGTCCTGGAGCAGGATGAGGCCTTCCTGGAGGAACTCATTGATAACTACGACGGTGTCCACGGTGACAGAG AGGGGGGGTTCATCAGCGACGAGATCTTTAAAGAGCTGGTGGAAGCTTTGAGTCAGTACTCGGaccatgaggaggaggaagaggaggaggcggcggcgctGGCGGTGGAGGTGCCAGGGAAGAAAGAGGACGAGAGAGCAATGAGGAGGAGCTCTGTGGAGGGCGCAGACGAGACCAAAGCCGGAGCTGTGGCATTcatcaggaggaagaggagaagcacTACTGAGG TGAGGGACTTGTCCGGCAACAAGAAGATCCCCAACGATAAGATATTTACAGCCATCGCCTCGATGTTCCCCTACAAGGGCACCACGGAGGAGCTGaaagaaaa GTACAAGGACCTCTTGGAGCCCCCCAGCCCCGTGAagctccctcccctctgcaccCCCAACCTGGACGGACCATTTGCGAAGTCTGTGCAGCGGGAGCAGTCGTTACACTCCTTCCACACGCTCTTCTGCAGGCGTTGCTTCAAATACGACTGTTTCCTCCACC CCTTTCACGCTACGCCCAATGTTTACAAGAGGAAGACTAAGGAGATCCGCATGGAGACTGAACCATGCGGCGTGGACTGCTTCCTGTTACAG AAAGGGGCTAAAGAGTTTGTGGATCAGAACATGTTACGGTCACAGAGGTCTCGGAGGCGACGGAGACAGCAGCGGCCCACCAGTTCCACTTGTCCCGGCCCGTCCGCTGAGGAAGGCAAAGAGGGCGACAGCGACCACgaaaccacctcctcctcag AGGGGAATTCTCGGTGCCAGACTCCCACCAAGCTGCGTCCAGGGGATGATGACGGGGAGCAGCAGGCATGCTGTGTGGTCCAGTGGAGTGGGGCAGAAGAGTCTCTGTTCAGAGTGCTTCACGGCACATACTTCAACAACTTCTGCTCCATCGCTCGCCTTATCGGTACCAAGAACTGCAAGGAG GTGTACGAGTTTGCGGTGAAAGAGGTGCTCATCCATCGTGTTCCCTTGGACGATGGAGGCATCTCGccccagaagaagaaaagaaaacacag GTTATGGGCAAAGATTCAGCTTAAGAAAG ATAACACATCCAATCAGGTGTACAACTATCAGCCATGTGACCACCCCGACCACCCATGCGACAGCTCCTGCCCTTGTGTGATGACCCAGAATTTTTGCGAGAAATTCTGCCAGTGTGAACACGAGT gccagaACCGCTTCCCAGGCTGCAGGTGTAAGACTCAGTGCAACACCAAACAGTGTCCGTGCTACCTGGCCGTGAGGGAGTGTGACCCTGATCTCTGCATGACCTGTGGGGCTGCAGACCACTGGGACAGCAAAGTGGTCTCTTGCAAGAACTGCAGCATCCAGAGAGGCTTAAAGAAG CACCTGTTGTTGGCCCCGTCAGATGTGGCCGGGTGGGGCACCTTCATCAAAGAGTCTGTTCAGAAGAATGAGTTCATATCTGAATACTGCGGAGAG CTGATCTCTCAGGACGAAGCTGACCGACGGGGAAGGATCTACGACAAATACATGTCGAGCTTCCTTTTCAACTTGAACAATG ACTTTGTCGTGGATGCCACGCGGAAGGGGAACAAAATCCGCTTCGCAAACCATTCGGTTAACCCCAACTGCTACGCAAAAG TGGTGATGGTGAATGGAGATCACCGCATCGGGATCTTTGCCAAACGGGCAATCCTGCAAGGAGAAGAGCTCTTCTTTGACTATAG ATACAGCCAAGCGGATGCCCTCAAATATGTGGGAATAGAGAGAGAAGTAGACATGACTTAG
- the ramp2 gene encoding receptor activity-modifying protein 2 isoform X1, which produces MTGSLVFFGYPATLLIWGCATALCLVNEKVTEQPATVTGDASTLTTTPKIMAGSHIPFACGKSEICRNYCEICQTYFNGPTMECLSLIFEHLCLRAFEKDMESLNSTDWCIWGNVNRLYSNLSICTEEISDCLCIPWPNPLVEKTFVDIHTRFFKECPTEDLSDPPPAIIFALVITPICLIPVMVSLVVLKTKNGDGSS; this is translated from the exons ATGACAggctcacttgtgttttttggctATCCTGCGACTCTTCTCATTTGGG GATGTGCCACAGCGCTTTGCCTGGTCAATGAAAAGGTAACGGAGCAACCGGCCACGGTGACAG GTGACGCCTCAACACTGACAACGACGCCTA AAATCATGGCAGGCTCTCACATCCCCTTTG CTTGTGGAAAGTCTGAAATATGTAGAAACTATTGTGAAATCTGTCAAACTTATTTTAATGGACCAACAATGGAATGCCTCTCGTTGATCTTCGAACATCTATGCCTGCGCGCTTTTGAGAAGGATATGGAGTCCTTGAACAGCACTGACTGGTGCATTTGGGGCAATGTGAACAG ACTATATAGCAACTTAAGCATTTGCACAGAGGAAATATCTGACTGTCTCTGTATCCCGTGGCCCAACCCGTTGGTGGAAAAGACCTTTGTGGACATTCATACCAGGTTTTTCAAGGAATGCCCCACAGAGGATCTAAGTGATCCCCCACCTGCCATCATCTTTGCCCTGGTGATCACTCCCATCTGCTTGATCCCCGTCATGGTTAGCCTGGTGGTGCTCAAGACAAAAAACGGGGACGGCAGCTCCTGA
- the ramp2 gene encoding receptor activity-modifying protein 2 isoform X2 encodes MKGALGFIGVFLSFLSEIMAGSHIPFACGKSEICRNYCEICQTYFNGPTMECLSLIFEHLCLRAFEKDMESLNSTDWCIWGNVNRLYSNLSICTEEISDCLCIPWPNPLVEKTFVDIHTRFFKECPTEDLSDPPPAIIFALVITPICLIPVMVSLVVLKTKNGDGSS; translated from the exons ATGAAGGGAGCACTTGGTTTCATTGGGGTattcctctcctttctctcgG AAATCATGGCAGGCTCTCACATCCCCTTTG CTTGTGGAAAGTCTGAAATATGTAGAAACTATTGTGAAATCTGTCAAACTTATTTTAATGGACCAACAATGGAATGCCTCTCGTTGATCTTCGAACATCTATGCCTGCGCGCTTTTGAGAAGGATATGGAGTCCTTGAACAGCACTGACTGGTGCATTTGGGGCAATGTGAACAG ACTATATAGCAACTTAAGCATTTGCACAGAGGAAATATCTGACTGTCTCTGTATCCCGTGGCCCAACCCGTTGGTGGAAAAGACCTTTGTGGACATTCATACCAGGTTTTTCAAGGAATGCCCCACAGAGGATCTAAGTGATCCCCCACCTGCCATCATCTTTGCCCTGGTGATCACTCCCATCTGCTTGATCCCCGTCATGGTTAGCCTGGTGGTGCTCAAGACAAAAAACGGGGACGGCAGCTCCTGA
- the apnl gene encoding actinoporin-like protein: MTESAEAVAADVNSRRSVTIEITNVTNGYCLINPRVYIENGETYNPPQPTVRPLKTEVCTFTKSSAKATGSVGVLTYDLFERSRNDHAETLAIMFSVPWDYNLYKNWFAVGIYQRGRNCDKALYKEMYYEKNQQEHGFVREEAVGSGINYVGNSLDIKATMCPMGNAIMKVEVWDKLFTSMGQQAY; this comes from the exons ATGACAGAGTCAGCCGAAGCTGTGGCAGCCGACGTGAACAGCAGGAGAAGTGTGACCATTGAAATCACCAACGTCACCAACGGCTACTGCCTCATCAACCCCAG GGTGTACATTGAGAATGGGGAGACATACAACCCACCCCAACCTACAGTACGCCCCCTAAAGACAGAAGTTTGCACTTTCACCAAATCAAGTGCCAAAGCAACCGGCAGCGTTGGCGTACTGACCTATGACCTCTTCGAGAGGTCGCGCAACGACCACGCTGAGACGCTGGCCATCATGTTCTCAGTTCCCTGGGACTACAACTTGTACAAGAACTGGTTTGCAGTGGGCATCTACCAAAGGGGCCGCAACTGTGATAAGGCTTTGTACAAAGAAATGTACTACGAGAAGAATCAGCAGGAGCACGGGTTTGTCAGGGAGGAAGCCGTCGGGTCGGGAATCAATTACGTGGGCAACTCCCTTGATATCAAGGCCACCATGTGTCCAATGGGCAACGCCATCATGAAGGTGGAGGTGTGGGATAAGCTTTTCACATCCATGGGCCAGCAGGCATACTAG
- the LOC124997345 gene encoding bryoporin-like — MPETAEAVSATLTTNRNCTIEITNVSGSYCLINPKVHMTSGFCFHPPQPTVRTSKTEVCSFTKDDNTATGAVGLLTYDLFHMQSRVCSERMAIMFSVPFDRNLYNNRLAVGVVEQSRACDKHLYDQLYDGKDLSNSSRADSTGSGLEHKARSVDLRATMSTVGKAIVKVELYDKMGH; from the exons ATGCCTGAAACTGCAGAAGCCGTGTCAGCCACCCTCACCACCAACAGAAACTGCACTATAGAAATCACCAATGTCAGCGGCAGCTACTGCCTCATCAACCCCAA GGTGCACATGACAAGTGGCTTCTGTTTCCACCCGCCCCAACCCACGGTTCGCACCAGCAAGACTGAAGTGTGTTCCTTCACCAAGGACGACAACACCGCCACGGGCGCCGTCGGCCTGCTGACCTACGACTTGTTCCACATGCAGAGCAGGGTGTGCTCCGAGCGCATGGCCATCATGTTTTCCGTGCCCTTTGACCGTAACTTGTACAACAACCGCCTGGCCGTGGGCGTGGTCGAGCAGTCCCGTGCCTGCGACAAACATCTGTACGACCAGCTGTACGACGGGAAGGATCTCAGCAACTCATCCCGCGCTGACTCGACCGGCTCCGGGCTTGAACACAAAGCGAGATCGGTCGATTTGAGGGCCACAATGTCTACGGTTGGCAAAGCCATTGTGAAAGTGGAGCTCTACGATAAAATGGGTCATTAG